The Natrinema saccharevitans genome includes the window CGGGCGTGATGACGCCCGCACTCGAGGCGATGGGACGGTACGCAGCCGATCTCGAGCGAGCGAGCCTGCACCCCCTCTTCGCTCCCGAACGCGCCCCCGGCTCGATCGCCGTCGTCCGCGAGCGGGCGGGGCCGGTCACCGACGAGTTGCTGGCCGAACTCGAGACGCGGGGCAACGACCTGGTCGAGACGACGGCGACGGAACACGACGAGGCCATGGAGACGGTCCAGGCGGCGACCCACGCCGCGGTACTGTCGTTCGCGCTCGCGGCGGAGTCGGTTCCCGACGGGTTCGAGACTCCCATCTACGAGGAGTTGGGGACGTTGGCCCGGCAGGTGACCGCGGGCACGCCGCGGGTCTACGCCGACATTCAGGCGACGTTCGACGGCGCGGACGCGGTCGCCGACGCCGCCGCCGCGGTCGCCGACGCCGACGCCGACGAACTCGCCGCGCTCTACCGGGAGGCGGCGGCGAACTGGCACGGAGAGCACGACACCCGGAACGAGTCCGAGAATGAGTGACCAACGCGAAGCCGTCCGATCGAACGCGAAGTACCTGCGCAACGTCCGACCGATCGACCCCGAGGAGATCTGCGAGTACGTGGCGGGCAATCCACATCCCGCGGTGGTCCGGCAACTCCTCCGGGAGGAGGCCGCCGACCTCGGGCTGGTCGAGCGCGACGACGGCACGTTCGTCCCGGTCGAGGACGACCCCGTCCGGCCCCGCCGCGGCCCGGTCGAGCAATTTCCCAGCGAGTACGAGCGCCGCCTCGAGGACCTGTTGGCAGACCGCTACGGACCGAACTGGTTCGAGGGGGTCTCGGGCGACCTGCTGCGGTCGACGATCCGGCGGTTCAAGGCGGATTACCTCGAGGGCCGGTCGGTCGAGTACGACGACGACGTGGCGGCCGGCTACGCGATCTATCACCTGCCGGCCTACTACGCGGCGGTGCAGTACGCGCTCGACGACCTCGCCGACCGGGGGCTGCTGGGGCGGGACCTCCGCGTCCTCGACATTGGCGCGGGGGTCGGCGGCCCCGCACTCGGACTCTGTGACTACCTGCCCGAGGACGCCCTGGTCGACTATCGCGCGGTCGAACCCAGCGCCGCCGCGGACGTTCTAGAGGAACTGCTCGCGGAGACCGGCCGGAACGTTCACCCGACGATCCACCGGACGACCGCCGAGGCGTTCGACCCCGCGGAAGCCGCCGACGGCGAGGGATCGGCCGGATTCGACCCGACCGCGCCCGACGACGGGTTCGACCTCGTGCTGGCCTGTAACGTCCTGAGCGAACTCGAGGACCCCGTCGCAGTCGCGCGATCGGCCCTCGAGACGCTCGCGCCAGCGGGGACTCTCCTCGCGATGGCCCCCGCGGATAAGAACACGAGCGTCGGTCTGCGCGAGGTCGAACGCGACCTCGAGGGCGAGCGGCTGTGGGATCGCGACGAGGTCCCAGTGGACACGGACGACGAGGACGAGAACGACGACGACCCGGCGAAATACCGGCGCGGCGCGGTGACGGTCTACGGTCCCACCGTTCGCCTCTGGCCCGGCGAGACGCCGTCGGACCGCGGCTGGTCGTTCGACGTCCGCCCCGCCCTGGAGACGCCGTCGTTCCAGCGCCGACTCGACGAGGCGACGCCGGCCGACGACGCCGACCACGCCCCCGGCGAGTTCGAGAACGTCGACGTCCAGTTCTCCTACTCGCTGTTGCGCGTCGACGGTCGCCGGCGGATCGAGATGGCGTTAAACACCGGCAAGTGGGCGAAGATGGCCGAGATGGAACGCCACGTCACCGAGCGGATCGATCTGATGGCGGCGAAACTCAGCCGGTCGCTGTCGGACGAGGGGGCGACCGGTCGCGGCGGCGGGCGGTCGAACCCCCTGTTCAAGATCAGCGACGGCAGCGAGGACACCGACCACTACGCCGTCGTCACCAGAGAGACGGCCCTCAATCGGGACCTGCTCGAGGCCGACTACGGCGAGATCTGCTCGTTCGAGGGTGCCCTCGCGCTCTGGAACGACGACGAGGGTGCGTACAACCTGGTCGTCGACGAGGAGACGATCGTCGACCGGGTTGCCTGATCGGTCACGATCGGCGATTGCAGAAGCGGTGGTCTTTTCGCGTCGCCGTCCGACGAGGCCGATATGAGCGACGACCTCGAGATCCTGTTGACGAACGACGACGGGATCGATAGCACCGGCATCAGGGCGTTGTACGATGCCCTCTCGGAACGCGCCAACGTAACCGTCGTCGCCCCGGCCGACGACCGCAGCGCCTGCGGTCGCTCACTCTCCCACGAGGTCGAGGTCGACGAGCGCGAGTTAGGGTATGCGGTCCACGGGACGCCAGCCGACTGCGTCGTCGCGGGGCTGGCCGAACTCGGTCCGTTCCCCGATCTGGTCGTCGCGGGCTGTAACAAGGGCGCGAACCTCGGCGAGTACGTCCTCGGCCGATCGGGGACCATCAGCGCCGCCGTCGAGGCCGCGTTCTTCGACGTCCCGGCGATCGCCACCTCGATGTACGTCCCCGCCGACGGCACCTCGCTGGCCGACACCGACCTGACCGCTGCCGATTACGCCGAGGCGACCCGCGTGACGAGCTACCTGGTCGACCACGCCCTCGGAGCCGGCGTCTTCGATCACGCCGCGTACCTCAACGTCAACGTTCCGGTTGCCGACGGCGAGCCCGCCCCCCTCGAGATCACCCGCCCCTCGAAGCGCTACGAGATGGACGCCGAACGAAACGGCGCACACGTGACGCTCAAAGACCGCGTCTGGGAGAATATGAACCCCGAGTCGCTTCCGGACCCCGAGGGGACCGACCGCCGGGCCGTCGTCGAGGGCCGCATCAGCGTCTCGCCGCTGACGGCACCTCACTCGACGAACGCCCACGAGGCGCTCGACGCGCTCGCCGAGACGTACCTCGAGACCGTCGGTTCGACCGACCACTGAGAACGGTCCCGCGGTTTCGAATCCGCTTCCGACTCGAGGGCGCGGTGAAAGGGCGAACGATAGTAGCCACTGAACGTCAATGCACACCCGATCGCACGACGGCTGTGCGATCGGTTCGTGAATCGTTTCAGTTGTTACTATACTCCCCCTCAGCCGACTGGGGCGTGTCCGGGATCCGTTCGCGTTAGTCGGCGAGCCTGTCGGTCGCTGAAAGTGATAACTGACTTGCGGGTCGCAAGGCCGTCGCTATTCGCCGACGGTCACGTCACGATAGTCATACCGTAACCGACCGTACACACCAATGTCACATAAAAAACATAAAATCAAGGTAGGTGGGCGTTCAAGCTGTGGTAGTCCCAGCGGAGCGTGATCAACACATGGTATTCAATACACTCTGGACGCGGCTCTCCTCTCTCTGGAGCGGTTCGGCCGACGAGGCCCAATCGGACGAGTCCGCAGCGGCGACCGAGGAACCGGACGACGACCCCGACGACGAAACGTTGAGCTACGCCGAAGAGATCGAGTACGGCGTCGACGAAGGAGAACTCCCCGACGAAGACAAAATCCTCAGACTGCTCGTCAAACGCGGCGGCCGCGTCGACCAATCGACCGTCCGCGAGGAGACCGGGTGGACACAGGACCGCCTCGAGGACGTCATCGATCGGATGGAAGACGACGACCAGATCAGCGCGATCACCGTCGGTCGCAAGCGCGTGATCTGCCGGCGCGGGTTCGAACCCAAAGGGTATCGATCCCACCTCAACGAATAGGCGTTACTCGCCGTGACCGTCCGACGACTCGAGCGAGTCGATGATACCGGTCCCCGAGCCATGATCGTGGCACTCGAGACGCGGGGCGATATCGTCCGCCGCGACCGCGTCGTCAGGTCGCCGTCGTCGGGCTATTTCTCGAGTAGAAAGGTTAATTCAGGAGTTCTAACAACCCCACGCTGGGGATGGCACACAGAGACGACGTAACGCGGGCACTCGCAGCGTGTACCGCCTGTGACTCCGTCTACGCCGCGCGACAGTGGCCGGACGGCGAAATCAAGATCATCGGGCAAGAGGGCTGTTCCTGCGGCTCGGCCGACTTCGAACTCGTCGACGACTCGCTCGAGGAATCGGACGAGAACGTCGACACCGGGTAGCGACAGCCGACCGGTGCCGGCGACTCGGCCACCGGGGCTCGAGTCGAGGCCTCCCTAAAATTACAAAATAAATTATATAGTCCCGGGCAGATTCGAACTGCCGTCATGGGCTTGCTTCCGTGACGGAACGAACCGAACACGTCCAAAGGCCCATATGATTGGCCACTACACCACGGGACTCCTCGTTTCACTCGTCGTCCCGTGTCGTTCGCAAATCCATCGGATTTGCTCACCACCACGGGACTTCACTCCCGCATACGAAACCGCCGCACAATAGTGTTACTTTTCGTCGGCGGACGAAACGGCTATTTGACCTTCCTCGGCGCGTCGATGACAGCTCCGACAGAGCGTCACCACGTTCTCCAGTACGTGTGCGTCCTCAGGGTCCTCGAACGACCGGACGGGCTCGAGGTGATGGACGTCCGGATTTCGCTCGAGTTCGTCTCTCCCGACGCCGCAGTGTTGGCACTCGTAGTCGTCTCGCTCGAGCGCCCGTCGTCGAACCCGCCACCACGACCGACCGTATTCGATCGGCCCGCCCTCCCACTGGTGGTGGGCCGGGCCGACGACGTTCGCCGACAGCCAGTCGCCGTAGCACGCGAGCGTACAGAAGAACCCCCGCTCTTGCTCGTCGATCCGCGCCGGTCGCACCTCGAGGTCGTCGCCACAGGACCGACAGGAGACCGTTACTCGCTCCCCTTTCACCGACGGGTTGTCCGGGAGCAGCCCCTCGGCGGCGTCGACGCAGTCCGAACAGTAGACGCCCGGCTTGTCGGACGGATAGTACTCGACCGTCGACCCGCAGCGCTCGCAGTCGGTCCGTTCCGTCGCGTCGCGCCAGTTCCCGTTGTGTTCGCCGACGTTCGGATCGCAGTCGTCGCAGTACTCGCGACGCGCTTTTGGATCGTAGAACTCGAGCC containing:
- a CDS encoding prephenate dehydrogenase; its protein translation is MDVLIVGAGSMGSWFGDAIDARIAFADVDDDAAAAAAETVGGEVADLEGNRTYEAVCLAVPMTAVADAIAAQAARAERAIVDVSGVMTPALEAMGRYAADLERASLHPLFAPERAPGSIAVVRERAGPVTDELLAELETRGNDLVETTATEHDEAMETVQAATHAAVLSFALAAESVPDGFETPIYEELGTLARQVTAGTPRVYADIQATFDGADAVADAAAAVADADADELAALYREAAANWHGEHDTRNESENE
- a CDS encoding small ribosomal subunit Rsm22 family protein gives rise to the protein MSDQREAVRSNAKYLRNVRPIDPEEICEYVAGNPHPAVVRQLLREEAADLGLVERDDGTFVPVEDDPVRPRRGPVEQFPSEYERRLEDLLADRYGPNWFEGVSGDLLRSTIRRFKADYLEGRSVEYDDDVAAGYAIYHLPAYYAAVQYALDDLADRGLLGRDLRVLDIGAGVGGPALGLCDYLPEDALVDYRAVEPSAAADVLEELLAETGRNVHPTIHRTTAEAFDPAEAADGEGSAGFDPTAPDDGFDLVLACNVLSELEDPVAVARSALETLAPAGTLLAMAPADKNTSVGLREVERDLEGERLWDRDEVPVDTDDEDENDDDPAKYRRGAVTVYGPTVRLWPGETPSDRGWSFDVRPALETPSFQRRLDEATPADDADHAPGEFENVDVQFSYSLLRVDGRRRIEMALNTGKWAKMAEMERHVTERIDLMAAKLSRSLSDEGATGRGGGRSNPLFKISDGSEDTDHYAVVTRETALNRDLLEADYGEICSFEGALALWNDDEGAYNLVVDEETIVDRVA
- the surE gene encoding 5'/3'-nucleotidase SurE, with product MSDDLEILLTNDDGIDSTGIRALYDALSERANVTVVAPADDRSACGRSLSHEVEVDERELGYAVHGTPADCVVAGLAELGPFPDLVVAGCNKGANLGEYVLGRSGTISAAVEAAFFDVPAIATSMYVPADGTSLADTDLTAADYAEATRVTSYLVDHALGAGVFDHAAYLNVNVPVADGEPAPLEITRPSKRYEMDAERNGAHVTLKDRVWENMNPESLPDPEGTDRRAVVEGRISVSPLTAPHSTNAHEALDALAETYLETVGSTDH
- a CDS encoding helix-turn-helix transcriptional regulator, which translates into the protein MVFNTLWTRLSSLWSGSADEAQSDESAAATEEPDDDPDDETLSYAEEIEYGVDEGELPDEDKILRLLVKRGGRVDQSTVREETGWTQDRLEDVIDRMEDDDQISAITVGRKRVICRRGFEPKGYRSHLNE
- a CDS encoding HNH endonuclease → MECPTCGKSPSTERGMRQHHTKVHGDPLPNRTCSGCGLEFYDPKARREYCDDCDPNVGEHNGNWRDATERTDCERCGSTVEYYPSDKPGVYCSDCVDAAEGLLPDNPSVKGERVTVSCRSCGDDLEVRPARIDEQERGFFCTLACYGDWLSANVVGPAHHQWEGGPIEYGRSWWRVRRRALERDDYECQHCGVGRDELERNPDVHHLEPVRSFEDPEDAHVLENVVTLCRSCHRRAEEGQIAVSSADEK